The following are from one region of the Phormidium sp. PBR-2020 genome:
- the hpsU gene encoding hormogonium polysaccharide biosynthesis acetyltransferase HpsU produces MTSTEFSKPDIETPAWVDLARYDQSDYDRGRSGVYVLLWWLVQAIAFPLSPHFANGFRCWLLRRFGATVGEGVIVRPTARFTYPWKVTMGDFCWVGDDVVFYSLDEIRLGNHCVVSQKSYLCTGSHEIGDRQFGLKTNPITLGNGVWVATDCFVAAGVTIGSNTVVGARSSVFSDLPAGFICLGSPCRAKSPRTMNEGDSPGS; encoded by the coding sequence ATGACGTCAACTGAGTTCTCGAAACCTGATATTGAGACCCCGGCTTGGGTGGATTTGGCCCGCTATGATCAATCGGATTATGATCGCGGCCGTTCGGGGGTCTATGTTCTGCTATGGTGGCTGGTTCAGGCGATCGCCTTTCCCCTGTCACCTCATTTCGCCAATGGCTTCCGCTGCTGGCTGTTACGTCGCTTTGGTGCAACGGTAGGGGAGGGGGTGATTGTTCGTCCGACGGCCCGATTTACCTATCCCTGGAAGGTGACGATGGGGGATTTTTGCTGGGTTGGCGATGATGTGGTGTTTTATAGTCTCGATGAGATTCGTCTGGGGAACCATTGTGTGGTGTCTCAGAAAAGCTATCTCTGTACGGGAAGCCATGAGATTGGCGATCGCCAGTTTGGCCTAAAAACCAACCCTATTACTCTCGGGAATGGGGTTTGGGTTGCAACGGATTGTTTTGTGGCCGCTGGGGTCACCATTGGCTCAAATACGGTGGTTGGGGCCCGCAGTAGTGTATTTAGTGACCTTCCGGCGGGGTTTATCTGTTTGGGGAGTCCCTGTCGTGCGAAATCGCCACGGACGATGAACGAGGGGGACTCCCCAGGTTCTTAG
- a CDS encoding heavy metal translocating P-type ATPase, which translates to MQVSPVQPETQPQVTSLETLALDVGGMKCAGCVKAVERKLSQVPGVASAKVNLATEMATVACEPGVVNPETLAQTLTEGGFPSQLRRQEGLSLADLEATEERQREAQQQQQRQLGVALALIILSVLGHLQMLGVPPIPGLSNIWFHFALASVALAIPGREIIVEGARGLLKNAPSMNTLVGFGLVTAYLASTAALFFPNLAWECFFEEPVMLLGFVLLGRSLESRARNRASASLKSLVGLQPKTVHLLTEIEELSQLDPQTIVDLPADQVRVGEYLQVRPGEKIPVDGEILAGETLVNESMLTGESLPIAKGPGDRLTTGTLNQSGSIIIQAQRTGKDTALAQIVALVEDAQTRKAPVQRLADTVAGYFTYGIMTLAALTFLFWYGMGVDLFPNVLETAHEFPNLGHVHGMGQEPLSPLLLSLKLMIDVLAIACPCALGLATPTAILVGTGVGAERGLLIRGGDVLERVHQLDTVVFDKTGTLTTGHPQVSDIWQRGPRNLLQWVASVERQTNHPLAEAIVSRAQAEGLSLLRVSDSHTEAGLGVRGMIESQLVLVGNRLWLEKQGIVPEAAVEDWLDRMAREGNSLVYVAIDGEFAGAIAVRDQLRDEAAETVEALRRLGLGVQLLTGDRPETAQAIGQQLGLSPQEIMAQVSPQDKASRIAQLQATGLNVAVVGDGINDAPALAQADVGLALNAGTDVAVETADIVLMGDRLQDILGSIRLSRATFNKIRQNLVWAFGYNLVGLPVAAGILLPKFGILLDPAVAAGFMALSSVSVVTNSLLLRRFDG; encoded by the coding sequence ATGCAAGTCTCCCCGGTTCAACCTGAAACTCAACCCCAAGTGACTTCCCTGGAAACCCTCGCCCTGGATGTGGGGGGAATGAAATGCGCCGGCTGTGTCAAAGCCGTGGAACGGAAACTGAGCCAAGTTCCGGGGGTGGCCTCGGCGAAAGTCAATTTGGCGACGGAAATGGCGACGGTGGCGTGTGAGCCGGGAGTGGTGAATCCAGAGACTCTGGCCCAAACCTTGACGGAGGGGGGGTTTCCCAGTCAGTTACGCCGTCAGGAAGGACTGTCGTTGGCGGATTTGGAAGCGACGGAGGAACGCCAGCGAGAGGCGCAACAGCAACAGCAACGTCAGCTTGGAGTGGCCTTGGCGCTGATTATCCTGTCGGTGTTGGGCCATTTGCAAATGTTGGGGGTTCCGCCGATTCCGGGGTTGAGCAATATCTGGTTTCATTTTGCGCTGGCGTCGGTGGCGTTGGCGATTCCGGGGCGCGAGATTATTGTGGAGGGGGCCCGGGGCTTGCTCAAAAATGCGCCGAGTATGAATACGCTGGTGGGGTTTGGCTTGGTGACGGCCTATCTGGCCAGTACGGCGGCTCTGTTTTTCCCGAATTTGGCTTGGGAATGCTTTTTTGAGGAACCGGTGATGTTGTTGGGGTTTGTGCTGTTGGGGCGATCGCTCGAATCGCGAGCCAGAAATCGCGCCTCAGCCTCTCTCAAGTCTCTGGTGGGGTTACAGCCGAAAACGGTGCATCTGTTGACGGAGATTGAGGAGTTGAGCCAGCTCGATCCTCAGACGATTGTGGATTTACCGGCGGATCAGGTGCGGGTGGGGGAATATTTACAAGTTCGGCCGGGTGAGAAAATCCCGGTGGATGGGGAAATTTTGGCTGGGGAAACCCTGGTGAATGAGTCGATGTTGACGGGAGAATCGTTACCCATCGCCAAAGGGCCGGGCGATCGCCTCACGACAGGAACCCTGAATCAGTCGGGAAGCATCATTATCCAGGCGCAACGCACGGGGAAAGATACGGCGTTGGCCCAGATTGTGGCGTTGGTGGAAGATGCTCAAACCCGCAAGGCCCCGGTACAACGGTTGGCGGATACGGTGGCGGGCTATTTTACCTATGGGATTATGACTCTGGCTGCCTTGACATTTTTGTTCTGGTATGGTATGGGGGTGGATTTATTTCCCAATGTCTTAGAGACGGCCCATGAGTTCCCCAATTTGGGCCATGTCCATGGGATGGGCCAGGAGCCACTGTCGCCGCTGTTGCTCAGTTTGAAGTTGATGATTGATGTGTTGGCGATCGCCTGTCCCTGTGCGTTGGGGTTGGCGACTCCTACGGCGATTCTGGTGGGAACCGGTGTGGGTGCGGAACGGGGCCTACTGATTCGTGGCGGTGATGTGCTGGAGCGGGTTCATCAACTCGATACGGTGGTCTTTGATAAAACGGGAACGCTGACTACGGGACATCCCCAGGTGAGCGACATTTGGCAACGGGGCCCCCGAAATCTCCTGCAATGGGTGGCTTCCGTGGAACGACAAACAAACCACCCCCTGGCTGAGGCGATCGTGAGTCGGGCCCAGGCGGAGGGATTGAGCTTGCTTCGGGTGTCCGATTCCCACACGGAAGCGGGGTTAGGGGTGCGAGGGATGATTGAGTCGCAACTGGTGTTGGTGGGGAATCGCCTCTGGTTGGAGAAGCAGGGGATTGTCCCTGAGGCGGCGGTGGAGGATTGGCTGGACAGGATGGCCCGTGAGGGGAATAGTCTGGTGTATGTGGCCATTGATGGGGAGTTTGCGGGGGCGATCGCTGTTCGTGATCAACTGCGGGATGAGGCGGCAGAGACGGTGGAAGCCTTACGCCGGTTGGGATTGGGGGTGCAACTGCTGACGGGCGATCGCCCGGAAACAGCTCAGGCGATTGGCCAACAGTTGGGCCTGTCTCCCCAGGAGATTATGGCTCAGGTGAGTCCCCAGGATAAGGCCTCGCGCATTGCTCAGTTACAGGCGACGGGATTGAATGTGGCGGTGGTTGGTGATGGGATTAATGATGCACCGGCGTTGGCCCAAGCGGATGTGGGACTGGCGTTGAATGCAGGAACGGATGTGGCGGTGGAAACGGCGGATATTGTCTTGATGGGCGATCGCCTCCAGGATATCCTGGGGTCAATTCGTCTCAGTCGCGCCACGTTTAATAAGATTCGCCAAAATCTCGTCTGGGCCTTTGGCTATAATCTCGTAGGACTCCCTGTTGCGGCGGGAATTTTACTCCCGAAATTTGGGATTCTCCTCGATCCGGCGGTGGCGGCTGGCTTTATGGCCCTGAGTTCGGTGAGTGTGGTGACGAACTCGTTGCTACTGCGTCGCTTTGATGGCTAA
- the recR gene encoding recombination mediator RecR — protein sequence MPRRCPVYTRPLARLIEQFQKLPGVGPKTAQRLALHVLKRPEAEAQALATALIEAKQQVGLCQVCFHLSADPVCEICRNPNRDDSTICVVADSRDVIALEKTREYRGKYHVLGGTIAPMDGIGPEQLHIQPLVQRVSQGTIKEVILAINPSVEGETTTMYVGQLIKPFTRVTRIAFGLPMGGDLEYADEVTLARALEGRRDLD from the coding sequence ATTCCCAGGAGGTGTCCCGTTTATACTCGTCCCCTCGCTCGGCTAATCGAGCAATTCCAAAAACTTCCCGGTGTTGGCCCCAAGACGGCACAACGCCTGGCGCTTCATGTTCTCAAGCGCCCAGAAGCCGAAGCCCAAGCCCTAGCGACAGCGTTAATTGAAGCCAAGCAGCAAGTCGGGTTATGTCAAGTTTGCTTTCACCTCTCCGCCGATCCCGTCTGTGAGATTTGTCGCAATCCCAACCGGGATGACAGCACCATCTGCGTTGTCGCCGACTCCCGCGATGTCATCGCCCTAGAGAAAACACGGGAATATCGCGGGAAATACCATGTCTTGGGGGGAACGATCGCCCCCATGGATGGAATTGGCCCCGAACAACTCCATATACAGCCCCTGGTGCAGCGCGTCAGTCAAGGAACCATCAAAGAAGTCATTTTAGCCATCAACCCCAGCGTCGAAGGGGAAACCACCACCATGTATGTGGGCCAACTCATCAAACCCTTCACCCGAGTCACCCGCATCGCCTTTGGCTTACCCATGGGAGGGGACTTAGAATATGCCGATGAAGTCACCCTAGCCCGGGCCTTAGAAGGACGACGGGATCTCGACTAG
- a CDS encoding nuclear transport factor 2 family protein, with the protein MGDVRELSKQERITALYEAINRRDVEGALAYIDDDCVYEDVNFRKTFRGTAEVRAFFAETCGNVPEDLLFVIDDCAEGEGETVALLWHIELAGIPFPNGRGVGFYRFSGETGKLVFARDISEPPLKLGRFALLIVRFVAPLARRFLKPPAAQSSAQSSAQLYPGYAAFLGIFTVIYLAVLILSPADLLLPGDPLWALQPETIQELLDESLNFFFVLPIVNQLGVTLLESPPVHPVTQAFFNFAEAWIFMFLPLLLADPRGYRLPRPLIWLGAMFLTNIFLLPYMGLRCTTKPDPQRSQGKGFIARSFGWTGLVVGAIAVVWFLAVGDVGGVGERLGFFWQMLRGDRVTIAFALDIVLFSVFQGIILGGIMPPGHPQRGLRWIPFWGLGLWLIL; encoded by the coding sequence ATGGGTGATGTGAGGGAGTTGTCGAAGCAAGAACGGATTACGGCTTTGTATGAGGCGATTAACCGGCGGGATGTTGAGGGGGCGTTGGCTTATATTGATGATGATTGTGTTTATGAGGATGTGAACTTCAGGAAAACCTTTCGGGGAACGGCTGAGGTTCGGGCGTTTTTTGCAGAAACTTGTGGCAATGTTCCTGAGGATTTGCTGTTTGTGATTGATGATTGTGCTGAGGGGGAGGGGGAGACGGTGGCCCTGCTTTGGCATATTGAACTGGCGGGGATTCCCTTTCCCAATGGCCGGGGGGTGGGGTTCTATCGCTTTTCTGGAGAGACGGGCAAACTGGTGTTTGCTCGTGATATCTCGGAACCGCCTCTGAAGTTGGGGCGGTTTGCACTGTTGATTGTCCGGTTTGTGGCACCCCTGGCGCGACGATTCTTAAAACCACCTGCGGCTCAATCGTCGGCTCAATCATCCGCTCAACTCTATCCCGGTTATGCGGCGTTTCTGGGGATTTTTACAGTAATCTATTTGGCGGTGTTGATTCTTTCACCGGCGGATCTGTTGCTTCCTGGAGATCCGCTCTGGGCCTTGCAACCTGAGACGATTCAGGAACTTCTGGATGAGTCGTTGAATTTCTTTTTTGTGCTGCCGATTGTCAATCAGTTGGGGGTGACGCTGTTGGAGTCTCCCCCGGTGCATCCGGTGACGCAGGCCTTTTTTAATTTTGCTGAAGCTTGGATTTTTATGTTTCTGCCGCTGTTGTTGGCTGATCCTCGCGGCTACCGCCTCCCTCGCCCTCTGATTTGGCTGGGGGCGATGTTTTTGACGAATATCTTTCTTTTACCCTATATGGGGCTGCGCTGCACCACGAAGCCAGATCCGCAACGGAGTCAGGGGAAGGGGTTTATTGCTCGTTCGTTTGGCTGGACTGGGTTAGTGGTGGGGGCGATCGCCGTGGTTTGGTTTTTGGCGGTGGGAGATGTGGGTGGAGTTGGGGAACGGCTGGGGTTCTTCTGGCAGATGTTACGGGGCGATCGCGTCACGATTGCCTTTGCTCTGGATATTGTCTTGTTTAGTGTCTTTCAAGGGATTATCCTGGGGGGAATTATGCCCCCCGGCCATCCCCAGCGGGGCTTACGCTGGATTCCCTTTTGGGGGTTGGGGCTTTGGTTAATTCTCTAG
- the ald gene encoding alanine dehydrogenase: MDIGVPKEVKNREFRVGLSPQSVRVLGDRGHRVFVETQAGVGSGFTDEDYRQVGATVVESAGLAWEQPLVVKVKEPLPDEYEYLKGGGGDRILFTYLHLAAERELTEALMESGILAIAYETVQLPDGRLPLLAPMSVIAGRLSVQFGAHFLERPQGGRGVLLGGVPGVPPGDVVILGGGVVGTEAARVAIGLGARVRIFDINLDRLSYLETLFGSRVELQYSSPLTIEAAVPEADLLVGAALVLGRKPPTLVSEDLVRRMKPGAVIVDVAVDQGGCIETIRPTSHTEPTYLVADVLHYGVPNMPGSVPRTATQSLNHSTLPYVLKLAEAGAKAIEMDAAIASGVNVRDHQLVHPAVREVFGDL, from the coding sequence ATGGATATTGGTGTTCCTAAGGAAGTTAAGAACCGGGAGTTTCGGGTGGGGTTGAGTCCGCAAAGTGTTCGGGTTCTGGGCGATCGCGGCCATCGGGTGTTTGTGGAAACTCAGGCCGGTGTGGGATCTGGATTTACTGATGAGGATTACCGCCAGGTGGGGGCGACGGTGGTGGAGTCGGCGGGGTTGGCTTGGGAACAGCCGCTGGTGGTGAAGGTGAAGGAACCTCTACCTGATGAATATGAGTATCTCAAGGGGGGTGGGGGCGATCGCATTCTGTTTACCTATCTCCATTTGGCGGCGGAACGAGAGTTGACGGAAGCCCTGATGGAGTCGGGCATTTTGGCGATCGCCTATGAGACGGTTCAACTCCCGGATGGCCGTTTGCCACTTCTGGCTCCTATGAGTGTGATTGCGGGACGACTTTCGGTGCAGTTTGGGGCCCATTTCTTGGAACGGCCTCAAGGGGGCCGGGGGGTTCTGTTAGGGGGCGTTCCGGGGGTTCCTCCGGGGGATGTGGTGATTCTCGGTGGAGGCGTTGTAGGAACGGAAGCGGCTCGGGTGGCGATTGGTTTGGGGGCGCGAGTGCGGATTTTTGATATTAATCTCGATCGCCTTTCCTATCTCGAAACACTCTTTGGTTCTCGGGTGGAGTTGCAATATAGCAGTCCCCTCACCATTGAGGCGGCGGTTCCTGAGGCGGATTTGCTGGTGGGGGCGGCGTTAGTGTTGGGCCGTAAACCGCCGACGTTGGTTTCGGAGGACTTGGTTCGTCGTATGAAGCCGGGGGCGGTGATTGTGGATGTGGCGGTGGATCAGGGGGGCTGTATTGAGACGATTCGCCCGACGTCGCATACGGAACCGACGTATTTGGTGGCGGATGTTTTACATTATGGGGTTCCCAATATGCCGGGTTCGGTTCCTCGCACGGCGACTCAGTCGTTGAATCACAGTACACTTCCTTATGTGTTGAAGTTGGCTGAGGCGGGGGCGAAGGCGATTGAGATGGATGCGGCGATCGCCTCTGGGGTGAATGTGCGGGATCATCAGTTGGTTCATCCGGCGGTGCGGGAGGTGTTTGGGGATCTTTAG
- a CDS encoding BlaI/MecI/CopY family transcriptional regulator, whose product MVPLPDHRPQNLSLGPLEAEILDIIYDLEEVTVKDVHDRILADPDRELAYASVTTVMRRLTQKGWLDCDKADRAFRWRPRISREQAQMLKSHDRLKRFLAVSSPDVVAAFADSLDVDSLERLNAIAQRIQAVRRQREEQS is encoded by the coding sequence ATGGTTCCTCTGCCCGATCATCGCCCCCAAAACTTATCCCTCGGACCCTTAGAAGCCGAGATCCTTGATATTATCTACGATCTCGAAGAGGTAACGGTTAAGGATGTTCACGATCGCATCTTAGCCGACCCCGATCGCGAACTCGCCTACGCCTCCGTCACCACGGTGATGCGTCGCTTAACCCAGAAAGGCTGGCTTGACTGCGACAAAGCCGATCGCGCCTTTCGTTGGCGGCCGCGAATTTCTCGTGAGCAAGCCCAAATGCTCAAATCTCACGATCGCCTCAAACGCTTTCTGGCCGTCAGTAGCCCCGATGTCGTCGCCGCCTTTGCCGACAGTCTCGATGTCGACAGCCTAGAGCGCCTCAATGCCATTGCACAACGGATTCAAGCCGTTCGCCGCCAACGGGAGGAACAGTCCTAA
- a CDS encoding M56 family metallopeptidase, producing the protein MHLLMILMALAIALGLRQGNLNGQPSPGLSLANLEQRWRSGIIALVAPVLLLLTTAIAVLSMGAQGQMVWQGTGLASYFLAWLFLLTALACFLHQGRKLRRTLAQLRQHPKREILGYPCRILDDTALFSAQVGGWNPELTITQGLLDHLDGDRLAAVLAHEEGHRVYRDTFWFFWLGICYRLTLWLPHSDLLWQDLLLLREIRADAWAAQQVDELLLAESLLDVVRAPLRSTDSFEAAFSCTAPPSRLEQRIEALLCGIHPGLHFGWRGILQLIWVLLPLTIIPFHH; encoded by the coding sequence ATGCACTTGTTGATGATTCTCATGGCTTTGGCGATCGCCCTCGGCTTGCGTCAGGGGAATCTCAACGGCCAACCATCCCCGGGACTATCCCTAGCTAATCTTGAGCAACGCTGGCGTTCTGGGATCATTGCCCTAGTTGCCCCCGTGCTACTCCTGCTCACCACCGCCATCGCTGTCCTCTCGATGGGCGCACAAGGGCAGATGGTGTGGCAGGGGACCGGCCTGGCGAGTTATTTTCTCGCCTGGCTCTTTCTCCTAACGGCCCTAGCTTGCTTCCTCCATCAGGGGCGGAAACTGCGCCGCACCCTAGCACAGCTGCGTCAGCATCCTAAACGCGAAATTCTCGGCTATCCCTGCCGCATCCTCGACGATACAGCCCTATTTAGCGCCCAAGTGGGAGGCTGGAACCCGGAACTCACCATCACCCAAGGGCTATTAGACCATCTCGACGGCGATCGCCTGGCCGCCGTCCTGGCCCACGAAGAAGGACATCGTGTCTACCGCGACACCTTTTGGTTCTTTTGGCTGGGGATCTGTTACCGTCTCACCCTCTGGCTTCCCCATAGCGACCTCCTCTGGCAAGACCTACTCCTACTGCGAGAAATCCGTGCCGATGCCTGGGCCGCTCAACAGGTTGACGAACTGCTCCTGGCCGAGTCCCTATTGGATGTGGTGCGCGCCCCACTACGCTCGACAGACTCCTTTGAAGCCGCCTTCAGTTGTACCGCTCCCCCCTCTCGCCTAGAACAACGAATCGAGGCTCTCCTCTGTGGCATCCATCCCGGCCTACACTTCGGCTGGCGGGGAATCCTACAACTGATCTGGGTGTTATTACCTCTAACCATTATCCCCTTCCATCACTAA
- the menD gene encoding 2-succinyl-5-enolpyruvyl-6-hydroxy-3-cyclohexene-1-carboxylic-acid synthase: MAVDARNTNTLWASVLVETLARLGLDLAVICPGSRSGPLAVAFAQHNQIEAISILDERSAAFFALGQAKRTHKPVVLVCTSGTAGANFYPAIIEARESRVPLLVLTADRPPELRHCQAGQAIDQQKLYGNYPNWQSELALPQLSLSQLRYLRQTLVYGWERTCFPVPGVVHLNCPFRAPLAPEPQPQTQEFIRMLGDGIWEEFFAAVTPEGPAIPRPSGASLDRAFAAWFKSDRGLIVAGVAQPRDPKRYSERVAQLAKTLGFPVLAEALSPLRHWASMNPQLVVSYDLLLRHPKIAAEFQPDVVLQLGDLPTSKVLREWLQQVNPLTWVLDPGDRNLDALHGRTVHLRLDVERLPIPDPVVPPAPSEFCQQWCDADAKVADALTAKMTETGPLREPQLPWLLSHGLPSQRQVMVANSTPVRDMEWFWRRSDRQTQIFCNRGANGIDGTLSTAIGLAYGGRPTFLISGDLAFLHDSNGLLLAQCLKNQGHLTVLLINNQGGGIFELLPIAQFNPPFEEFFATPQQVNIQKLCAAYGIDYSPLESALDLKEVLHQFPKPGLRVLELRSDRRQDHTWRSQLFTIVSQLQF, encoded by the coding sequence ATGGCGGTTGACGCTCGCAATACCAACACCCTCTGGGCCTCGGTTCTCGTGGAGACCCTGGCCCGTTTAGGATTAGACCTGGCCGTCATCTGTCCGGGATCTCGCTCCGGTCCCCTAGCTGTCGCCTTTGCTCAACACAACCAGATTGAGGCCATCTCTATTCTTGATGAACGCTCAGCCGCTTTTTTTGCCCTGGGCCAGGCCAAACGCACCCATAAACCCGTCGTCCTCGTCTGTACCTCAGGAACTGCCGGGGCCAACTTCTACCCAGCCATTATTGAAGCTCGCGAATCTCGGGTTCCCCTGTTAGTCCTCACCGCCGATCGCCCCCCGGAATTACGCCACTGTCAAGCGGGACAAGCCATCGACCAACAGAAACTCTATGGCAACTATCCCAACTGGCAAAGTGAACTGGCACTGCCCCAGTTGAGTTTGAGCCAACTGCGCTATTTACGACAAACCTTGGTGTATGGCTGGGAGCGCACCTGTTTTCCTGTCCCCGGTGTGGTACACCTCAACTGTCCCTTTCGCGCTCCTTTGGCCCCAGAACCCCAGCCTCAAACCCAGGAATTCATCCGTATGCTGGGAGATGGGATCTGGGAAGAGTTTTTTGCCGCTGTTACCCCTGAAGGGCCAGCGATTCCCCGTCCCTCGGGTGCAAGTCTCGATCGCGCCTTCGCCGCCTGGTTTAAGAGCGATCGCGGTTTAATTGTCGCCGGTGTCGCTCAACCCCGTGACCCAAAACGCTACAGTGAACGGGTGGCCCAACTGGCTAAAACCCTCGGGTTTCCGGTATTGGCTGAAGCCCTGTCCCCCCTACGCCATTGGGCCTCGATGAACCCTCAGTTAGTGGTGAGTTATGATCTGCTGCTGCGTCATCCCAAAATTGCCGCTGAGTTTCAGCCGGATGTAGTACTGCAATTGGGAGATTTACCCACCAGCAAGGTATTACGGGAATGGCTGCAACAGGTCAATCCCTTAACTTGGGTGTTAGATCCCGGCGATCGCAACCTGGATGCACTCCATGGCCGCACGGTTCACTTACGCCTCGATGTGGAACGCCTACCCATCCCTGATCCGGTGGTTCCTCCCGCTCCCTCGGAGTTTTGCCAGCAGTGGTGTGATGCTGATGCGAAGGTGGCCGATGCCCTAACGGCTAAAATGACCGAGACCGGCCCCCTACGGGAACCACAACTGCCCTGGCTTCTCTCCCACGGTTTGCCCAGTCAGCGACAGGTGATGGTGGCCAATAGCACCCCAGTGCGAGATATGGAATGGTTCTGGCGACGCAGCGATCGCCAAACGCAAATCTTCTGTAATCGTGGCGCTAATGGTATTGATGGAACCCTCTCGACTGCCATTGGCTTGGCCTATGGGGGTCGGCCCACCTTCCTGATCAGCGGTGATTTGGCCTTTCTTCATGACAGTAACGGCCTACTCTTAGCTCAATGCTTAAAAAATCAGGGGCATTTAACAGTTTTACTGATTAATAACCAGGGTGGAGGGATTTTTGAACTCTTACCCATCGCGCAGTTCAATCCTCCCTTTGAAGAGTTTTTTGCCACACCACAACAGGTCAATATTCAAAAACTTTGTGCCGCTTATGGAATTGATTACAGCCCACTTGAATCGGCGCTTGATTTAAAAGAAGTCCTACATCAATTCCCCAAACCAGGATTGCGAGTCTTAGAACTCAGAAGCGATCGCCGTCAAGACCACACCTGGCGATCGCAGCTATTTACCATCGTATCTCAACTTCAGTTCTGA
- a CDS encoding response regulator yields MKKILVIEDEQVLQKNIIKILRLEGFEVLGANDGESGVACARQESPDLIVCDVMMPGLDGYQVLQLLQQDVETALIPFIFLTAKTERSDMRQGFEMGADDYLVKPFDADELLRAIEARFKKQEVMVNRLSNLSDQLSQLQEFLDAKDGLMTNLNQELRRPMSNIKMALTMLQAQKTPEAQERYISILEEEFSREISLLNQVEEMQKLLTPENVTLLRQFHLLQNQG; encoded by the coding sequence ATGAAAAAAATACTGGTTATTGAAGACGAGCAGGTGTTGCAGAAGAATATCATTAAAATTCTCCGTTTGGAGGGCTTTGAGGTACTCGGGGCCAACGACGGAGAATCGGGAGTTGCCTGTGCTCGTCAGGAATCCCCGGATTTGATTGTCTGCGATGTCATGATGCCGGGCCTAGATGGCTATCAGGTGTTGCAACTGCTACAACAGGATGTGGAAACGGCTCTGATCCCCTTTATTTTCCTGACGGCAAAAACTGAACGCTCTGATATGCGTCAAGGATTTGAGATGGGAGCTGATGACTATTTGGTAAAACCCTTTGATGCCGACGAACTTTTAAGGGCGATTGAAGCCAGGTTCAAGAAGCAGGAAGTTATGGTGAATCGACTGTCAAACCTATCAGATCAGTTGAGTCAATTGCAAGAGTTTTTGGATGCTAAAGATGGTTTAATGACCAATCTTAATCAGGAACTGCGTCGGCCCATGTCGAACATCAAGATGGCCTTAACCATGTTACAGGCGCAAAAAACGCCGGAGGCTCAGGAGCGTTATATCAGCATTTTGGAGGAGGAGTTCTCCCGAGAAATTTCCTTGCTCAATCAAGTTGAAGAAATGCAGAAACTCTTAACCCCTGAAAATGTTACGTTGCTAAGACAGTTCCATCTTCTGCAAAATCAGGGTTAA